A genomic stretch from Helianthus annuus cultivar XRQ/B chromosome 1, HanXRQr2.0-SUNRISE, whole genome shotgun sequence includes:
- the LOC110870183 gene encoding uncharacterized protein LOC110870183: protein MGVKCVIYIGGKWEVVNGNIEYVAGHDCITRRGLEVETTFSYITFLSYIRKMCDIQNITRISYRMSSFTDPIDIMNDNDVVFFFNLANSKPFELFQLYVIQEPGVESSDCAFLNNFKVPDLNLSFDDSDKKINENCTQLYLPSNTQGISSIVFEPGHIFNSKEEMKLELGKKCLIERFEFKVDRSSKSRYEVSCCVDGCEWRFRAYSFAGDSAFYVKYFNDKHTCSKTLTHPHFRQANPQVVGHYLVPQLKDGGRIYRGNEIKSDFKQNLGIDISYMQAWRGKCHALELLQGTSRDSFAELPIYCYNLEWANPGTVTHIWVDDESRFEMVFVAIGAAVRSFMRNLRPVIIIDAAHLKGEFKGTLFLAVGMDGNNQILPIAYGIGKSEDGASWTWFLSKLKGCVGEIPDMAIISDRANSIHLAVSNVFPHAYHGLCCRHLMVNLSLPSNKKKEYESLWWKTCKSYRLSDFNESFHTLCLAVPRIRNTLISIGFGRWARAHCPGNRYHYMTSNSAESINALSKDYRKLPVTQLIEFFRQSVQKWFYDRRLEGIKERHKLTQWAQKKIAKKIDGSRTWTAAGVGLNTFDVDDRKKRGFVNFYDRTCSCRVWQVSGLPCGHVIAVSKFLGETDCSHYAFRCYSNEVYKKTYEEAINPLPHKSEWEIPEDRINVRPPHMTKRQSGRPRANNRILSRGEEPTPLYCGRCKSHGHHRDVCSAPIPSQQRSRKGKETVAHEDPGNNPSDNYFPSYNLGDF, encoded by the exons ATGGGTGTTAAGTGTGTGATATACATCGGGGGTAAGTGGGAGGTTGTTAACGGGAACATCGAGTATGTTGCCGGTCACGATTGTATTACTAGACGTGGTTTAGAAGTTGAAACTACTTTTTCCTACATCACTTTTTTAAGTTATATTCGAAAGATGTGTGATATTCAAAATATTACTCGGATATCCTACCGGATGTCTTCGTTTACAGATCCGATAGATATAATGAATGATAATGATGttgtttttttctttaatttggcTAATAGTAAACCATTTGAATTATTTCAGTTATATGTCATTCAAGAACCCGGTGTTGAGTCTTCTGATTGCGCATTTTTAAACAATTTCAAAGTTCCTGATTTGAATTTATCTTTTGATGATAGTGATAAAAAAATTAATGAAAACTGTACCCAATTATATTTACCGAGTAATACCCAAGGCATATCTTCTATTGTGTTTGAGCCAGGCCACATTTTTAATAGCAAAGAGGAAATGAAACTTGAATTGGGTAAAAAATGTTTGATAGAACGATTTGAGTTTAAAGTTGATAGATCGTCTAAATCACGGTACGAAGTGTCATGTTGTGTTGATGGTTGTGAGTGGCGTTTTAGGGCATACAGCTTTGCTGGTGATAGCGCATTTTACGTTAAATATTTTAACGATAAACACACTTGTTCAAAGACGCTCACACACCCACATTTTCGTCAGGCAAACCCCCAAGTTGTGGGTCATTATTTAGTGCCTCAATTAAAAGACGGTGGTCGAATTTATCGCGGAAACGAGATAAAGTCCGATTTTAAACAAAATTTAGGAATTGATATTAGTTACATGCAAGCATGGCGTGGAAAATGTCATGCTTTAGAACTCTTGCAAGGTACAAGCAGAGATTCTTTTGCCGAACTCCCAATCTATTGTTACAATTTGGAGTGGGCGAATCCGGGAACCGTGACTCACATTTGGGTTGACGACGAGAGTCGATTTGAAATGGTATTTGTGGCTATTGGTGCAGCG GTTCGTAGTTTTATGCGTAATTTAAGACCTGTTATTATTATAGACGCTGCCCATTTGAAGGGTGAATTTAAAGGAACATTGTTTTTAGCAGTTGGCATGGACGGAAATAACCAGATTTTACCAATTGCCTATGGAATAGGCAAATCAGAGGATGGTGCTTCTTGGACATGGTTCCTCTCAAAGCTTAAAGGTTGTGTTGGTGAAATTCCAGATATGGCGATCATATCGGATAGGGCCAATTCAATACATTTAGCTGTAAGCAACGTGTTTCCACACGCTTATCATGGTCTCTGCTGTCGACATTTAATGGTGAACTTAAGTTTACCGTCGAATAAAAAAAAGGAATACGAGAGCCTCTGGTGGAAGACCTGTAAATCTTACCGGTTGTCTGATTTTAATGAGTCTTTCCACACTCTATGTCTTGCAGTTCCTAGAATACGGAACACTTTAATAAGTATCGGGTTTGGACGGTGGGCAAGAGCGCATTGTCCCGGCAATCGATATCATTATATGACATCTAACAGTGCAGAGTCAATTAACGCTTTGTCTAAAGACTATCGTAAATTGCCAGTAACCCAACTTATTGAATTTTTCCGTCAATCTGTTCAAAAATGGTTCTATGATCGTCGGCTGGAGGGAATTAAGGAAAGACATAAGCTTACCCAGTGGGCTCAAAAAAAAATTGCAAAGAAAATTGATGGGTCTAGAACTTGGACTGCCGCTGGTGTAGGGTTGAACACTTTTGATGTTGACGACAGGAAAAAACGTGGTTTTGTAAATTTTTACGATCGAACATGTAGTTGCCGTGTTTGGCAAGTTTCTGGACTACCCTGTGGGCACGTGATTGCTGTATCCAAATTCTTAGGTGAAACTGACTGCAGTCATTATGCTTTCCGATGTTATTCCAATGAAGTGTATAAAAAAACATACGAGGAAGCGATTAATCCTCTTCCTCATAAATCTGAATGGGAGATACCAGAAGATCGTATAAATGTTCGCCCCCCGCATATGACAAAACGTCAGTCGGGCCGTCCGCGAGCAAACAACAGAATCTTGTCTCGAGGGGAAGAACCCACGCCTCTATATTGTGGTAGGTGTAAGTCACATGGACACCATCGTGATGTTTGTTCAGCCCCAATCCCATCGCAACAACGTTCGCGTAAAGGCAAGGAAACCGTTGCTCACGAAGACCCAGGAAATAATCCGTCTGATAATTATTTTCCGTCTTATAATTTGGGAGATTTTTAG
- the LOC110942831 gene encoding glutathione S-transferase APIC-like, whose product MAIKLYGAAASTATLRAKACLAEKELDYEFVSINMGNKEHKSPEFLSRNPFGQVPALEDGDLKLFESRAITQYLAHTYPNNGTNLIIHDPKKMAIVGVWIEVEAQKFDQFGSKLAWELAYKPMFGLTTDDAAVEEYEKKLEQVLDVYESRLSESKYLGGDCFTLADLHHLPVLKYLFGTKAKRLFDARPHVSAWAAEIQSRPAWVKATSA is encoded by the exons ATGGCTATCAAACTTTACGGTGCCGCTGCTTCAACCGCTACTCTTCGTGCTAAGGCTTGTCTCGCCGAGAAGGAGCTCGATTATGAGTTTGTTAGCATCAACATGGGCAATAAAGAGCACAAGAGTCCTGAATTTTTATCCCGTAAC CCGTTCGGTCAGGTTCCAGCTTTAGAGGATGGTGATCTCAAGCTCTTCG AATCAAGGGCAATTACTCAATACTTAGCTCATACATACCCCAACAACGGAACCAATCTAATAATCCACGACCCGAAAAAGATGGCAATAGTTGGCGTCTGGATCGAAGTTGAGGCACAAAAATTCGACCAGTTTGGATCAAAACTAGCATGGGAGCTAGCATACAAACCCATGTTCGGTTTGACAACCGACGACGCTGCTGTGGAAGAGTACGAGAAGAAGCTGGAGCAAGTGCTCGACGTGTACGAATCGCGGTTGTCCGAAAGCAAGTATTTGGGTGGTGATTGCTTCACATTGGCGGATCTTCACCACCTTCCGGTTCTGAAGTATTTGTTTGGAACAAAGGCGAAGAGGCTGTTCGACGCGCGACCGCATGTCAGCGCGTGGGCTGCCGAGATACAGTCCAGGCCTGCATGGGTGAAAGCAACTTCGGCTTGA
- the LOC110942815 gene encoding glutathione S-transferase gives MAIKLYGTAASTNVLRVMACLAEKELDYEFVNVNMSNKEHKSPEFLSRNPFGQVPAFEDGDLKLFESRAITQYLAHTYPDNGTNLIIHDPKKMAIVGVWIEVEAQKFDRFGSKLAWELAYKPMFGLTTDETVVEEHEKNLEQVLDVYESRLSESKYLGGDCFTLADLHHLPVLKYLFGTKAKRLFDARPHVSAWAADIQSRPAWVKAITA, from the exons atggCTATTAAACTTTACGGTACCGCTGCTTCAACCAATGTTCTTCGTGTTATGGCTTGTCTCGCCGAGAAGGAGCTCGATTATGAGTTCGTTAACGTTAACATGAGTAATAAGGAACACAAGAGTCCTGAATTTCTGTCCCGTAAC CCGTTCGGTCAGGTTCCAGCGTTTGAGGATGGTGATCTCAAGCTGTTCG AATCAAGGGCAATTACACAATACCTAGCTCATACATACCCCGACAACGGAACCAATCTAATAATCCACGACCCGAAAAAGATGGCAATAGTTGGCGTGTGGATCGAAGTTGAGGCACAAAAATTCGACCGGTTTGGATCAAAACTAGCATGGGAGCTAGCATACAAACCCATGTTCGGTTTGACAACCGACGAGACAGTGGTGGAAGAGCACGAGAAGAACCTGGAGCAAGTGCTCGACGTGTACGAATCACGGTTGTCCGAAAGCAAGTATTTGGGGGGTGATTGCTTCACATTGGCGGATCTTCACCACCTGCCTGTTTTGAAGTACCTGTTTGGTACAAAGGCAAAGAGGCTGTTCGACGCGCGGCCGCATGTCAGCGCGTGGGCTGCGGATATCCAATCTAGGCCTGCATGGGTGAAAGCAATCACGGCTTGA
- the LOC110942839 gene encoding glutathione S-transferase-like, with amino-acid sequence MAMKLYGAVGSTATLRVKACLAEKEIDYEFVTINMSNKEHKTPEFLSRNPFGQVPALEDGDLKLFESRAITKYLALTYPENGTNLMMHDKKTMAVVGVWIEVESQKFELIGSKLAWELAYKPMFGLTTDDAVVEENEKKLEQVLDVYESRLSESKYLGGDVFTLADLHHLPVLKFLFGTKVKKLFDARSHVSAWAADIQSRPAWVKATTA; translated from the exons atggctATGAAACTTTACGGTGCCGTTGGTTCAACCGCTACTCTCCGTGTTAAGGCTTGTCTCGCTGAGAAGGAGATCGATTATGAGTTCGTTACAATCAACATGAGCAATAAGGAACACAAGACTCCTGAATTTCTGTCCCGTAAC CCGTTCGGTCAGGTTCCGGCGCTTGAGGATGGTGATCTCAAGCTGTTTG AATCAAGGGCCATTACTAAATACCTGGCTCTCACCTACCCCGAAAACGGAACCAATCTGATGATGCACGACAAAAAAACAATGGCAGTAGTTGGCGTGTGGATCGAAGTCGAGTCACAAAAATTCGAGCTGATTGGATCAAAACTAGCATGGGAGCTAGCATACAAACCCATGTTCGGTTTGACAACCGACGACGCTGTTGTGGAAGAGAACGAGAAGAAGCTGGAGCAAGTGCTCGACGTGTACGAATCACGGTTGTCCGAAAGCAAGTATTTGGGTGGTGATGTCTTCACATTGGCGGATCTTCACCACCTTCCTGTTTTGAAATTTTTGTTTGGAACAAAGGTGAAGAAGCTGTTCGACGCGCGATCACATGTCAGCGCGTGGGCTGCTGATATCCAGTCCAGGCCTGCTTGGGTGAAAGCAACCACGGCTTGA
- the LOC110942808 gene encoding glutathione S-transferase-like encodes MAIKLYGTAASTATLRAKACLAEKGLDYEFVNVNMSNKEHKTPEFLSRNPFGQVPAFEDGDLKLFESRAITQYLAHAYPDNGTNLIIHDPKKMAIVGVWIEVESQKFDQFGSKLAWELAYKPMFGLTTDDAAVEENEKKLEQVLDVYESRLSESKYLGGDCFTLADLHHLPVLKFLFGTKAKRLFDARPHVSAWAADIQSRPAWVKAITA; translated from the exons ATGGCTATCAAGCTTTACGGTACCGCTGCTTCAACCGCTACTCTTCGTGCTAAGGCTTGTCTCGCCGAGAAGGGGCTCGATTATGAGTTTGTTAACGTTAACATGAGTAATAAGGAACACAAGACTCCTGAATTTCTGTCCCGTAAC CCGTTCGGTCAGGTTCCAGCGTTTGAGGATGGGGATCTCAAGCTGTTCG AATCAAGGGCAATTACACAATACCTAGCTCATGCATACCCAGACAACGGAACCAATCTAATAATCCACGACCCGAAAAAGATGGCAATAGTTGGCGTGTGGATCGAAGTCGAGTCTCAAAAATTCGACCAGTTTGGATCAAAACTAGCATGGGAGCTAGCATACAAACCCATGTTTGGTTTGACAACCGACGACGCTGCTGTGGAAGAGAACGAGAAGAAGCTGGAGCAAGTGCTCGACGTGTACGAATCACGGTTGTCCGAAAGCAAGTATTTGGGTGGTGATTGCTTCACGTTGGCGGATCTTCACCACCTTCCtgttttgaagtttttgtttgGAACCAAGGCGAAGAGGTTGTTCGACGCGAGGCCACATGTCAGCGCGTGGGCTGCCGATATCCAGTCTAGGCCTGCATGGGTGAAAGCAATCACGGCTTGA